A genomic region of Methanothermobacter sp. CaT2 contains the following coding sequences:
- the rpsS gene encoding 30S ribosomal protein S19, whose product MARKEFKYRGYTLEELQEMPLDDVIKLFPSRQRRSLKRGFLPRQKKVLEKIRKIKKEGKTEGRPPVIRTHCRDMVVLPEMVGMTFGIHNGNEFVEVTIQPEMIGCYFGEFAPTRKKVEHGDPGMGATRSSMFVPLK is encoded by the coding sequence CGCGGCTACACCTTGGAAGAACTGCAGGAGATGCCACTTGACGATGTAATCAAGTTGTTCCCATCAAGGCAGAGAAGATCCCTCAAGAGGGGATTCCTACCAAGGCAGAAGAAGGTACTTGAGAAGATAAGGAAGATAAAAAAAGAGGGAAAGACTGAGGGAAGACCACCGGTCATCAGGACACACTGCAGGGACATGGTAGTGCTGCCTGAGATGGTGGGGATGACCTTTGGCATCCACAACGGAAACGAATTTGTGGAGGTCACAATACAGCCAGAAATGATCGGCTGCTACTTCGGTGAATTTGCACCTACAAGGAAGAAGGTTGAGCACGGAGATCCCGGTATGGGAGCTACAAGATCCTCAATGTTCGTGCCTCTTAAATAA
- the rplV gene encoding 50S ribosomal protein L22 yields MAKVKYAYKEEDRSRTARASATHLKISPKHAVEICREIRGMELEKAKRYLEEVIRMERPVAFRRYNRKVGHRRGLSGWASGRYPVKAAGQILKVLENAEANAEYKGLDTEKLRIVHISSHRGPVIRGWIPRAFGRATPFNTPTTHVQIVLGEA; encoded by the coding sequence ATGGCTAAGGTTAAATACGCTTATAAAGAGGAAGACAGGTCAAGAACAGCCAGGGCTTCAGCGACTCACCTCAAGATTTCACCAAAGCACGCTGTGGAGATATGCAGGGAGATCCGGGGAATGGAACTCGAGAAAGCCAAAAGATACCTTGAAGAGGTTATCAGGATGGAGAGGCCGGTGGCATTCAGAAGATACAACCGGAAGGTCGGCCACAGGAGGGGCCTCAGCGGATGGGCCAGTGGCCGGTACCCTGTTAAGGCAGCAGGCCAGATACTGAAGGTCCTTGAAAATGCCGAGGCCAATGCCGAGTACAAGGGACTCGACACCGAGAAACTCAGAATAGTCCACATATCCAGCCACCGTGGGCCAGTTATAAGGGGCTGGATTCCAAGGGCCTTTGGAAGGGCTACACCATTCAACACACCAACAACACACGTTCAGATAGTTCTGGGGGAGGCATAG
- a CDS encoding 30S ribosomal protein S3 produces the protein MIEKDFVVEGLRRTRIDEYLEKELERAGYGGMDVQVTPMGTMVVVYAERPGMVIGRGGKTVRAITQKLKSKFNLENPQVEVKEVDVPELNPRIMAHKIAAMLQRGMHFRRVAYTTMRRIMAAGAQGVEVTISGKIRGARSATAKFTDGYIKKCGEPSTKHVKEGFATVQLKPGVLGVYVRIMPPEVVLPDKVEIEAPKVTETPSEESEEQVEAVEDLEDLEDLEDLEDLEDLEDLEDLEDLEEDLESAEETEKEDTDGEESEK, from the coding sequence TTGATAGAGAAAGATTTTGTCGTTGAAGGGCTCAGAAGGACAAGGATAGATGAATACCTTGAAAAGGAACTTGAAAGGGCAGGCTACGGCGGCATGGACGTTCAGGTCACCCCCATGGGTACAATGGTTGTCGTCTACGCAGAAAGGCCAGGTATGGTAATTGGACGTGGCGGTAAGACAGTCAGGGCCATAACCCAGAAACTCAAAAGCAAGTTCAACCTTGAAAACCCCCAGGTTGAGGTCAAGGAGGTTGATGTGCCTGAACTCAACCCCCGCATAATGGCCCACAAGATAGCTGCCATGCTTCAGAGGGGAATGCACTTCAGAAGGGTTGCATACACCACAATGAGGAGGATCATGGCTGCAGGTGCCCAGGGTGTTGAGGTTACCATCTCAGGTAAGATAAGGGGTGCACGTTCAGCCACAGCCAAATTCACAGATGGGTACATAAAGAAGTGTGGCGAACCATCAACCAAACATGTTAAGGAAGGATTCGCAACAGTACAGCTCAAACCAGGTGTCCTGGGCGTATACGTCCGTATAATGCCTCCTGAGGTTGTACTTCCAGACAAGGTTGAAATAGAGGCTCCTAAAGTAACTGAAACTCCCTCAGAGGAATCTGAAGAACAGGTTGAAGCCGTTGAGGATCTTGAGGATCTTGAGGATCTTGAGGATCTTGAGGATCTTGAGGATCTTGAGGATCTTGAGGATCTCGAGGATCTCGAGGAAGACCTTGAATCAGCGGAAGAGACAGAGAAAGAGGACACAGATGGTGAAGAATCTGAAAAGTAA
- the rpmC gene encoding 50S ribosomal protein L29: MAILRSEEIREMDREELQKKLDELKAEYARYISKSAAAGIHENPGKMREIRRTIARVLTIMNEK; this comes from the coding sequence ATGGCGATACTTAGGAGCGAAGAGATAAGGGAAATGGATAGGGAGGAACTCCAGAAGAAGCTGGATGAACTCAAGGCAGAATACGCCAGATACATTTCCAAGAGCGCTGCTGCCGGGATCCATGAAAACCCCGGCAAGATGAGGGAAATTCGAAGAACAATAGCCCGTGTTCTCACC